The genomic window GTGGCAGTTGAGAGCGATCGTATAGTTTCTCACCCATCTGTGTGATGCAAAATTCTATTGACTTTTCAGATTGTTTCGTGGGTAGTCGTTTGTGATATGGAAATCCATCTGGTCATAACAGTCACGATCGCTCATACTGAGTGATAGCCCCTTTGAGAATAGGAGCCGTCTATGTTATCGCAAGAACTGAAGGCACAGGTCTTTAAGCTGCCTCCCAGCGATCGCCTTGCACTGATCTCTGCCATCATCGAATCCCTACAAAATACTCCCGTGACCCAGTCTGACCGCTCTAGTGCAATTCGACGAATGAGGGGCTTATTAAAAACAGACCAACCCGCCCCAACCGATGAAGAAGTAGCAGCGATGCTGGAAGAGCGACGGGTGGAGAAGTATCTTCAGTGAGAGTCTTAATTGATACCAATATCGTTCTAGATTTTCTGCTGCAACGAGAGCCTTTTTTCCAAGATGCAGAACTGCTATTTCAGGCGATCGATGTGGAGGAAGTTGTTGCCTACGTGACAGCGACAACTTTAACGGATATTTTCTATATCTCACGTAGGCATACCCAGAGTATTGAGCAAGCGCGGCAAGCAGTCTCAGAAACACTCGCTGCCATGATGATCTGTCCGGTTGATCGAGTTGTTCTGGAATCAGCTTTGAACTCTGGTTTACCTGATTTTGAAGATGCTGTTCAAATTTTTAGCGCAGTTGCTCAAGGATTAGAAGCGATTGTGACCCGTGATGCTCAAGGTTTTTTGAGTTCACCTATACCCGTATTATCCATTCAAGATTTGTTGCAGCAAGTCAGACAGCAAAATGGTGGTTAGGTTGGTTGGGACGCATAGATTGAGATCGTATTGTTAGCTTGTCGCAAACGCTGTCCAGTCGGGTCGAAGAGGGGAATTTAACCCTCCCCTACCACACCATCTGCCGTGCGGGTTTGCAACAGGCAGATCAGGTCACCGCGCAAACCACACTGATAACTTAAGCGTAACCTTGGGGTTTCTTCCAAAGTTGCTTAATTGAGAGCAATCCCTATTTCTTCAACCATTCATGGGTCATTCCCGCTTGCGTTGCCAACGTCTTTGACAAGCGCCAATAGCCTTTACGACTAGTGCCCGTCAAAAAAGTAACTGGCTCATTAACCCAGGAACCCGTCCGCGAAAGCAGAAATAGTGGCAGTTGAGAGCGATCGTGAAGGCTCTCACTCAGGTGAACTTTGCGTTAGACCGATTTGCGGTATGAATTAAGCAGCCCCAAATTGCTGAGTTAGAACCAAAAAGGGTTCAAGCAGAAATGCTTGAACCCTTGTCGTTCGGTCTGACCTCTACAGCCAGACTACTACCTCAGCTTCGATATTTAGTAGCCACGAGAGAAGCTGTTACCGCTTCTACGATTGCCACCAAATGAGCCGCCGCCGCGATCTTCACGAGGCTTAGCTTTATTCACTTTCAAATCACGACCCATCCACTCCGCACCGTCTAGTGCTTCAATGGCAACCGTTTCCTCGGAATCCGCACTCATTTCTACGAAACCGAAACCACGCATACGACCAGTTTCACGATCGACGGGAAGCTGAACTCGCTTGACGGATCCATACTCTGCAAATACAGAAGTCAGATCGGCATCAGTAACGTCATAGGACAGGTTGCCTACATAAATTGACATAGCTTGTCTCCAAAAATTGAAGGATATGTAGAGTAAATTTTCGGAGAGAAGTCTGTCAAAGGAAAAACTCGAAAACTTGTTAATACTAGGAACAAATGCTGCTAACCGATGTTTGTGCTCTAGAAACTAGAATAGCACGTTCGGGAAGCTTCTAGGGATTTTGAAGTTGTTAAGATTAACAAAAAATTAGGGAGTATTTATACTTATTATTGCCTGGTAGTCTAATCGGGCCGAGGAGAGAATTTAACCCTCCCCTCCCACACCACCCATCGTGCGGGTCCGCAATGGACAGATCAGGTCGCCGCGCAAACAACACTGCTGACTGAAGCGTAACCTTGGGCTTGCTTCCAAAGTTACTTAATTGAGGGCAATTCCTGTTTCTTCAACCATGCATGGGTCATTCCCGTTTGCATTGCCAACCTCTTTGACAAGCGCCAATAGCCTTTACAATTAATGCCTGTCACGATCTCATGACGATTACTTGTCCCCAGTTTGAATAGATTAGTAATGCGTGTCCATGGCTACGGCAGGCTTCGCCAACGGTCTGCGCTACCGCTTCTGGTGTTTCACCAGGGCACACCAATAGACCCTTTTGAACGTTCTGCAACAGTGGATAGAGGGAACGGGTAGGGGAGGGTAAAAGAATCAGGGATGTTATTTCTTATTAAGTCCCTAAGCATTTAGTGGAATAGAATTAATCCACGAGTTGACGAAATTGATCACTGATGACATATCCTTTGCAGCCCCAATTTACTGAAGTTCTCACCCTGATTCAATCGGCTCAGCAAAAAGTTCTTGCCACCACAAACCAGGAGTTGATCAAACTTTATTGGAGCATCGGAAAATATATCAGCGATCGCATGACCGCATCCGAATGGGGACAAAAAACGATCGAACAACTTGCAGCGTTCATTCAAGCTCAAGAACCTGGTATCAAAGGCTTTGAAAAACGCAACCTGTATAGAATGCGCCAGTTTTACGAAACTTATCCCGATTCTGAAATTGTGTCAGCACTGCTGACACAATTAAGCTGGACTCATCACACCATCCTCATATCTCGTTGTAAAACTCAAGACGAACGCCTTTTCTATCTCGAACTAGCTGCTACTGAACGCTACAGTACCCGTGAACTAGATCGCCAAATCAGCAGTGGCATCTTCGAGCGCACTCGCCTTGCTGATGCTAAACTTCCCCAAACAAGCCATCCTAGACCGCTTACTGGAGTCTTTCGCGATAGCTACGTCCTCGACTTTCTCAATCTGCCGCCTAATCATTCTGAAAACGACCTGAAAACTGC from Alkalinema sp. FACHB-956 includes these protein-coding regions:
- a CDS encoding RNA-binding protein, which gives rise to MSIYVGNLSYDVTDADLTSVFAEYGSVKRVQLPVDRETGRMRGFGFVEMSADSEETVAIEALDGAEWMGRDLKVNKAKPREDRGGGSFGGNRRSGNSFSRGY
- a CDS encoding PIN domain-containing protein; the encoded protein is MRVLIDTNIVLDFLLQREPFFQDAELLFQAIDVEEVVAYVTATTLTDIFYISRRHTQSIEQARQAVSETLAAMMICPVDRVVLESALNSGLPDFEDAVQIFSAVAQGLEAIVTRDAQGFLSSPIPVLSIQDLLQQVRQQNGG
- a CDS encoding PDDEXK nuclease domain-containing protein, which codes for MTYPLQPQFTEVLTLIQSAQQKVLATTNQELIKLYWSIGKYISDRMTASEWGQKTIEQLAAFIQAQEPGIKGFEKRNLYRMRQFYETYPDSEIVSALLTQLSWTHHTILISRCKTQDERLFYLELAATERYSTRELDRQISSGIFERTRLADAKLPQTSHPRPLTGVFRDSYVLDFLNLPPNHSENDLKTALVACLRDFILELGRDFTFLGQEYRLQVGNSDFFIDLLFFHRELQSLVAFELKVDKFQPEYLGQIEFYLEALDRDVKKPHENPSIGVLLCRDKDNEVVEYALSRSISPTVVAEYEIKLIPKDVLRRKLNEFYELLAGREAL